The following proteins are co-located in the Triticum aestivum cultivar Chinese Spring chromosome 1A, IWGSC CS RefSeq v2.1, whole genome shotgun sequence genome:
- the LOC123062835 gene encoding uncharacterized protein — MQDWSPVLISFMLFILMSPGLVFQIPGKSRTIECGKFHTSVVSILIHTIIFFALDAFFLIVVGVHIEFGSSS; from the coding sequence atgcaggacTGGAGTCCGGTGCTCATCTCCTTCATGCTCTTCATCCTTATGTCCCCAGGGCTTGTCTTTCAGATCCCTGGCAAATCGCGGACGATCGAGTGCGGCAAATTCCACACCAGTGTCGTCTCCATCCTCATCCACACCATCATCTTCttcgccctcgatgccttcttcctCATCGTCGTTGGCGTCCACATCGAGTTCGGCTCCTCATCATGA
- the LOC123184531 gene encoding avenin-E produces MKKFLVLALIVVAATTTAAEPFTAFRTAWEPHHPSSPEQQPTPQPQEQPVPHQKLNPCRDALLQQCSPVADMSFLRSQVVQHSSCLVMWEQCCQQLKAIPKQSRCEAIHNVVHAIVLQQQQQLVQGISTQPQQQQQQGQQQQGQGSSQPQQQTQLDQGWIAVIGTWVIQTIPAMCDVHVPPYCYTTISPSIDVTTGMGGY; encoded by the coding sequence ATGAAGAAATTCCTCGTCCTTGCCCTCATTGTTGTCGCGGCGACCACCACGGCCGCCGAACCCTTTACTGCATTCCGTACTGCTTGGGAGCCGCACCATCCATCATCTCCAGAGCAGCAACCAACTCCACAGCCACAAGAACAACCAGTTCCACATCAAAAGTTGAACCCATGCAGGGATGCCCTCCTACAACAGTGTAGCCCAGTTGCTGATATGTCGTTCCTCCGGTCACAGGTGGTGCAACATAGCAGCTGCTTGGTAATGTGGGAGCAGTGTTGTCAGCAACTAAAAGCGATCCCCAAGCAGTCAAGATGTGAGGCCATCCACAACGTCGTGCACGCCATCGTTTTGCAACAGCAACAACAATTGGTACAAGGTATTTCCACCCAAcctcagcagcaacaacaacaaggtCAACAACAACAAGGTCAGGGTTCTAGCCAGCCACAACAACAAACACAACTGGATCAGGGTTGGATTGCGGTGATAGGGACATGGGTGATTCAGACCATTCCGGCAATGTGCGACGTGCATGTTCCACCATACTGCTACACCACCATATCACCATCCATTGACGTCACTACCGGCATGGGCGGCTACTGA